A window of Cryptomeria japonica chromosome 3, Sugi_1.0, whole genome shotgun sequence contains these coding sequences:
- the LOC131067022 gene encoding VQ motif-containing protein 4 → MMKSQAMFGGSECEISFKQTTTAMAPTFVTTDRHNFKETVQKLTGVSQGEKLPVTIPARISSRGRGVAEMESDAVMKNMIELGPQKSEYRLQKRRKVERNLEIKLGFTVHDPGNAMKLAGNKYALSPTLIPSPISPLGADLFSYSYSPSYSSTPTSCNQSSYLEEEVEEFCFRPLPSLKSEPKLLPLFPLSCSTQPTNT, encoded by the coding sequence ATGATGAAGTCCCAAGCCATGTTTGGGGGTTCTGAATGTGAAATATCATTCAAGCAGACTACAACTGCAATGGCACCAACTTTTGTTACAACAGATAGGCATAACTTCAAGGAAACTGTGCAGAAACTCACTGGTGTTTCACAGGGAGAAAAGCTCCCTGTCACCATTCCTGCAAGAATTTCAAGCAGAGGCAGGGGAGTAGCAGAGATGGAATCAGATGCTGTGATGAAGAATATGATTGAATTGGGTCCTCAGAAATCAGAGTACAGGCTCCAGAAAAGAAGGAAAGTTGAGAGAAACTTGGAGATTAAGTTGGGTTTCACTGTTCACGACCCTGGTAATGCAATGAAGTTAGCAGGCAATAAGTATGCGTTATCACCCACTCTGATTCCCAGCCCAATCTCTCCTCTTGGGGCAGATCTGTTTAGCTACAGTTACAGCCCATCATATTCTTCTACCCCTACATCATGCAATCAATCCTCATATTTGGAGGAGGAAGTAGAGGAGTTCTGTTTTAGGCCATTACCAAGTCTGAAAAGTGAACCAAAGTTGCTTCCTCTTTTTCCCCTGAGTTGCTCAACGCAACCCACCAACACCTAA